A genomic stretch from Vanrija pseudolonga chromosome 6, complete sequence includes:
- the pac2 gene encoding cAMP-independent regulatory protein pac2 yields the protein MVMYPSSSTQQPAAICALKSPADAIHILEAVRLGIVPRVTRRLTGHERSMIRPGTVWVWEEEETNMRRWTDGRRWGASRVGGGGFLVYTESSDSMSPPPSRGDSPSYGSQGGYYANGRDASTSTPPRRPEPLVKQTYSTSMTHPVTAKVKKFHVVAYSSKRNPQGDGSNSLPLPHQLPNLANIKITPGIWPDWETRRDDYGSRRAPSTPHSQAPHLPPHHPGHPHAHPHVHPHHLAATGPSTPVTATAGPIPPPPEPYPVPVDHRDMAHYPPPPPGDRRASPAEAGHPAHHDRRGYAPYYDPYDPRPPPHHYEAYPPPPDRYPHPPDRYYPYYPPPPPPPPTGDYRYDDRYYERGRERERVEREREDPAAAHRNPAGYYPPHPYYRDHQPPPPRDPREGSYPPRPTSSHSAAHLGKRSPDSRPSGGEMPEGKRMPSWSPAAHAAPRFPPAPPSDRGSLPPTSHGRHPSSGSVPPMDPRNGRDYRDHDPRDMRDPRDIRDPRDMRDVPHPQYDERELSRRHSPSPARAGMTAGGVGSGPLTLPPLRDAIDKNGERVSPRAAEREAAWGRVPV from the exons ATGGTCATGTACCCATCATCTTCCACCCAGCAACCGGCAGCTATATGCGCCCTCAAGTCGCCCGCCGATGC CATCCACATTCTCGAGGCTGTGCGCCTGGGCATTGTCCCAAGAGTGACTCGACGCCTTACTGGCCATGAGCGTTCGATGATCAGGCCTGGGACGGTCTGGGTCTGGGAAGAGG AGGAAACGAATATGCGCCGGTGGACCGATGGGCGTCGCTGGGGCGCCtcgcgcgtcggcggtggcggcttCCTCGTCTACACCGA GTCCTCGGACTCAATGTCCCCACCTCCGTCGCGTGGCGACTCGCCCTCATACGGTAGCCAGGGCGGGTACTATGCCAATGGCCGCGATGCTTCCACATCGACACCTCCACGGCGTCCAGAACCCTTGGTCAAGCAGACGTACTCGACAAGCATGACCCACCCTGTCACGGCCAAGGTTAAAAAGTTCCACGTGGTGGCATACTCGTCCAAG AGAAATCCCCAAGGTGACGGTTCCAACTCGCTGCCCTTGCCTCACCAGCTTCCCAACCTCGCCAACATCAAGATCACGCCTGGCATCTGGCCAGACTGGGAGACTCGTCGCGATGACTACGGCTCGCGTCGTGCACCATCCACGCCTCACAGCCAGGCGCCTCACTTGCCGCCTCACCACCCGGGACACCCCCATGCTCATCCCCATGTGCATCCTCACCACCTTGCAGCAACTGGCCCAAGCACACCAGTGACAGCAACAGCTGGCCCAATCCCACCACCGCCCGAGCCGTATCCTGTCCCTGTCGACCATCGCGACATGGCTCACtacccgccccctccccctggTGATCGGCGTGCCTCACCCGCGGAAGCAGGTCATCCCGCACACCACGACCGACGCGGATACGCGCCATACTATGACCCGTACGACCCCCGTCCCCCGCCTCACCACTATGAAGCGTATCCACCTCCGCCGGACAGATACCCTCACCCACCCGACCGCTACTACCCATACTacccgccacctcctccacctcccccgaCCGGCGACTACCGGTACGATGACCGGTACTATGAGCGCGGACGTGAGCGTGAACGCGTCGAACGCGAACGCGAAGACCCCGCGGCGGCTCACCGCAACCCGGCCGGCTACTACCCTCCGCACCCTTACTACCGCGACCACCAGCCGCCACCCCCTCGCGACCCCAGAGAAGGATCGTACCCCCCGCGTCCGACTAGCTCGCACTCGGCTGCTCACCTTGGCAAGCGCTCGCCGGACAGTCGTCCTTCCGGCGGCGAGATGCCCGAGGGCAAGCGCATGCCGTCGTGGTCGCCGGCtgctcacgccgcgccgagattCCCTCCGGCCCCTCCTAGCGACCGGGGCAGCTTACCTCCAACGAGTCACGGCCGCCACCCGTCGAGTGGATCGGTGCCTCCTATGGACCCCCGCAACGGGCGCGATTACCGCGACCACGACCCCCGCGATATGCGCGACCCCAGAGACATTCGCGACCCTCGCGACATGCGCGACGTCCCCCACCCTCAgtacgacgagcgcgagctctcTCGCCGCCACTCTCCCTCGCCTGCGAGAGCTGGCATGACCGCCGGTGGTGTAGGCTCGGGTCCGCTGACCTTACCTCCCCTCCGTGATGCCATTGACAAGAATGGCGAGAGAGTGAGCCCCCGtgctgccgagcgcgaggctgcCTGGGGCCGTGTCCCCGTATAA